Proteins from a genomic interval of Paenibacillus lentus:
- a CDS encoding assimilatory sulfite reductase (NADPH) flavoprotein subunit → MELQVSNSPFSQEQAELLNRLLPTLSANQRIWLSGYLTALQGTGAVTAATTLVQAVAAAEPAISKEVTILYGSQTGNSHGLANKLSKKLEEQSYQVTLTSMSDFKPNGLKKIENLFIVVSTHGEGEPPDSAIPFYEYLHSKRAPKLEGLRYSVLALGDTSYEFFCQTGKDFDKRLEELGGERITPRVDCDVDFDEPAAEWMGLVLSELGKRSASVAAVASVSTTSANSVTESEFSRSNPFNAEVLENLNLNGRGAQRETRHIELSLEGSNLNYEPGDSLGIYPENHPLLVDDLIAAMGWNGEEIVTVNKNGEQRSLRDALLRYYEITVLTKPLLEQAAQLSPSQELKQLLEKGREQELRTYLAERDLLDLVTDYSFAGVSAREFISILRKIPARLYSIASSPKAYPEEVHLTVRSVRYEAHGRKRYGVCSVQLAERVEPGDTLPVFVQHNPSFKLPENPDTPIIMIGPGTGVAPFRAFLGEREETGATGKNWLFYGDQHFATDFLYQVEWQRWLKDGVLSRMDVAFSRDTDKKVYVQHRMLEKSREVYEWLQEGAVVYVCGDEKKMAHDVHAALAAILEQEGGLSPEQAAEYLTRMQQEKRYQRDVY, encoded by the coding sequence TTGGAACTACAAGTTAGTAACAGTCCTTTTAGTCAGGAGCAAGCAGAGCTGCTCAATCGTCTTCTTCCTACGCTATCGGCAAATCAGCGCATTTGGCTCAGTGGATACTTGACTGCATTGCAGGGCACTGGTGCAGTAACGGCTGCAACTACGCTTGTTCAAGCAGTGGCTGCTGCGGAACCGGCTATTTCCAAGGAAGTAACTATACTTTACGGATCGCAGACAGGAAATAGCCATGGCCTGGCTAACAAGCTGTCCAAGAAGTTGGAAGAACAGAGCTACCAGGTGACTTTGACGTCGATGAGTGATTTTAAGCCGAATGGACTAAAGAAAATTGAGAACTTATTTATTGTTGTCAGTACGCATGGTGAAGGAGAGCCGCCAGACAGTGCTATTCCATTTTATGAGTACTTACATAGCAAGCGTGCGCCAAAGCTGGAGGGACTGCGTTATTCCGTCCTTGCGCTCGGCGATACTTCCTATGAATTTTTCTGTCAAACGGGGAAGGATTTTGACAAACGCCTGGAGGAGCTCGGCGGTGAACGAATAACTCCACGCGTGGACTGCGATGTCGATTTTGATGAGCCTGCTGCAGAATGGATGGGCCTTGTTCTGAGTGAGCTCGGCAAACGATCTGCGTCAGTCGCTGCCGTGGCCAGTGTTAGCACGACTTCGGCAAACAGCGTTACGGAGTCTGAATTTTCGAGAAGCAATCCTTTTAATGCTGAAGTTTTAGAGAACCTGAATCTTAACGGCCGTGGAGCTCAGCGGGAAACACGCCACATCGAGCTCTCATTAGAAGGATCTAACCTTAACTATGAGCCAGGCGATAGCTTGGGGATTTATCCGGAGAATCACCCGCTGCTCGTTGATGATTTGATTGCAGCTATGGGTTGGAACGGCGAGGAAATCGTCACCGTGAATAAGAACGGCGAACAGCGGAGTCTGCGTGATGCATTGCTGCGCTATTACGAAATCACGGTTCTTACGAAGCCATTGTTGGAGCAAGCCGCACAGCTCAGCCCAAGCCAAGAGCTAAAGCAACTGCTTGAGAAAGGGCGTGAGCAAGAACTGCGTACCTATTTGGCTGAACGCGATTTGCTCGATTTGGTAACGGACTATTCTTTTGCTGGGGTGAGTGCTCGCGAGTTCATTTCGATTCTAAGAAAAATACCTGCCAGACTTTATTCGATTGCCAGTAGCCCCAAGGCATATCCTGAAGAGGTGCACCTGACCGTTCGTTCTGTGCGCTATGAAGCCCACGGTCGCAAGCGCTACGGTGTATGCTCTGTGCAGCTTGCGGAACGGGTAGAGCCCGGGGATACATTGCCGGTTTTTGTTCAACATAATCCAAGCTTCAAACTTCCCGAGAATCCGGATACACCGATTATTATGATCGGTCCAGGGACGGGGGTCGCTCCTTTCCGAGCTTTCCTTGGGGAGCGTGAAGAGACGGGGGCGACCGGGAAAAACTGGTTGTTCTATGGAGACCAGCATTTCGCTACGGACTTCCTATATCAGGTGGAATGGCAGCGTTGGCTGAAAGACGGCGTGTTGAGCCGGATGGATGTCGCGTTCTCTCGTGACACTGACAAGAAGGTCTACGTTCAACACCGGATGCTTGAGAAGAGCCGGGAGGTTTATGAATGGCTGCAAGAAGGAGCCGTGGTGTATGTCTGCGGGGACGAGAAGAAGATGGCCCATGACGTGCATGCTGCATTGGCTGCGATTCTTGAGCAGGAGGGCGGTCTTAGCCCGGAGCAGGCTGCGGAATATTTGACTCGAATGCAGCAGGAGAAACGTTATCAACGGGATGTGTACTAA
- the cysI gene encoding assimilatory sulfite reductase (NADPH) hemoprotein subunit — MSDNNLMSPNSAPHSDVEDIKVRSNYLRGSLVETLEDPITGSIPEDDNRLMKFHGSYMQDDRDLRNERHKQKLEPAYQFMLRVRAAGGVVTPKQWLMMDCVSQKYGNGTIRLTTRQSFQLHGVIKWHLKKTIQEVNESLLSTLAACGDVNRNVMCNPNPYQSEVHSEVYKWASKVSDHLDPRTNAYHEIWLDGEKVIDSNDSQVEQEPIYGRVYLPRKFKIGVAVPPSNDVDVFSQDLGFIAIVENGELKGFNVSVGGGMGMTHGDPKTYPQVSKVIGFCLPEQMIDVAEKTVTIQRDYGDRSVRKHARFKYTIDDRGIDWFVQELSNRLGWSLQEARPFHFEHNGDRYGWVKGSNNKWHFTLFIQNGRIKDEEDYKLMTGLREIAKVHTGDFRLTPNQNLIIANVSSQKKGKIEGLIKEYGLTDGLHYSALRRNSMACVAFPTCGLAMAESERYLPSLLDKIEPMLEQVGLQDDDIVIRMTGCPNGCARPMLGEIAFIGKAPGKYNLYLGGGFSGNRLNKLYKENIGEDEILESLQPIITQYAKDREEGEHFGDYVIRAGYVQEVTDGQNFHS; from the coding sequence ATGTCAGATAACAACTTAATGTCGCCAAACAGTGCGCCGCACAGCGATGTTGAAGATATTAAAGTTAGAAGTAATTATTTACGTGGAAGTCTAGTAGAGACACTTGAGGATCCAATTACAGGCTCCATCCCGGAAGATGATAACCGGCTGATGAAATTTCATGGGAGCTATATGCAGGATGATCGTGATTTGCGAAATGAGCGTCACAAACAAAAGCTGGAGCCAGCCTATCAGTTTATGCTTCGGGTACGTGCGGCAGGCGGAGTCGTTACGCCAAAGCAGTGGCTAATGATGGACTGCGTGTCCCAGAAGTATGGGAATGGAACTATTCGTTTGACCACTCGGCAATCCTTCCAGCTCCATGGTGTTATCAAATGGCACTTGAAGAAAACCATTCAGGAAGTGAACGAGTCATTGCTCAGCACGTTGGCCGCATGCGGCGACGTTAACCGTAACGTGATGTGTAACCCAAACCCATACCAATCGGAGGTTCATTCCGAAGTATACAAATGGGCGAGCAAAGTAAGCGATCATCTAGATCCGAGAACGAATGCTTATCATGAGATTTGGCTTGACGGTGAAAAGGTGATCGATAGCAATGACAGCCAAGTGGAGCAAGAGCCTATTTATGGCCGTGTCTATTTGCCGCGTAAGTTCAAAATTGGCGTAGCTGTACCGCCATCGAACGATGTTGATGTTTTTTCGCAGGATTTGGGGTTCATTGCGATTGTAGAGAACGGAGAGTTGAAGGGCTTTAACGTCTCCGTAGGCGGCGGCATGGGAATGACGCATGGAGATCCGAAAACCTATCCGCAGGTATCCAAAGTGATTGGCTTCTGCCTGCCTGAGCAAATGATAGATGTCGCGGAGAAGACCGTCACAATTCAGCGCGATTACGGTGATCGTTCCGTTCGCAAGCATGCCCGCTTCAAATATACAATCGATGATCGGGGAATCGACTGGTTTGTTCAAGAGCTGTCGAATCGGCTTGGCTGGAGTTTACAGGAGGCAAGACCGTTTCATTTCGAGCACAACGGTGACCGCTACGGTTGGGTGAAGGGCAGCAACAACAAGTGGCATTTTACGTTATTTATCCAGAACGGCCGCATTAAGGATGAGGAAGATTATAAGCTGATGACAGGCTTGCGGGAAATTGCCAAGGTGCATACGGGCGATTTCCGCCTGACACCGAACCAGAACCTGATTATCGCAAATGTAAGCAGTCAAAAGAAAGGGAAAATTGAAGGTCTTATTAAAGAATATGGCCTGACGGACGGCTTGCACTACTCCGCCTTGCGGAGAAACTCTATGGCATGCGTAGCGTTTCCAACCTGCGGACTCGCTATGGCTGAGTCTGAGCGTTATCTTCCATCCTTGCTGGATAAGATTGAGCCCATGCTGGAGCAAGTCGGCTTGCAGGATGATGATATTGTAATACGGATGACTGGCTGTCCGAACGGCTGCGCCAGACCGATGCTCGGAGAAATTGCTTTTATCGGCAAGGCACCCGGGAAGTACAATCTTTATCTCGGTGGCGGATTCTCTGGCAACAGGCTGAATAAGTTATATAAAGAAAACATCGGTGAAGATGAAATATTAGAATCCTTGCAGCCGATTATTACGCAGTATGCCAAGGATCGCGAAGAGGGCGAGCATTTCGGCGACTACGTCATCCGTGCTGGTTATGTCCAGGAAGTGACGGATGGTCAGAACTTCCATTCTTAA
- a CDS encoding transposase — protein sequence MYILQESLFSFEELQKLEFKERLPIFFSALDLRPYAKDLRSHSPRGADGHCRQGILRALLAAPLENMDTFSGLHRRLDMDLRFRYQCGLRLDRKAPSIATLSRVFTELTNKGLAKRLFEDLVTRCKQEGIIDGSHVAMDSAAIHAYEKKQPKRKSELTGNANWGAKFDSFGNKVKWFGYKLHLAVDTASELPLALSVTPAHVNDGDLAPALMEQVAADAKVKFFVFDAGYDQLKNYEAARKLKAQAIIPMNLRNEKEPPAGITSNGTPCCSMGFAMTYWGVDGDHLKFRCPHATGKVDCPLGMAACSSSNYGMVLKVDTKSDLRRYSSPHRNTKRWQELYKERTSVERCNSRMKTYLTADAMHVWGIEKVITHQYLNAIVLLASALAMAQKYRKVAA from the coding sequence ATGTATATTCTACAAGAAAGTCTATTTTCCTTTGAAGAACTTCAAAAACTTGAATTTAAAGAACGTTTGCCTATCTTCTTCAGTGCCCTGGACTTACGGCCATATGCTAAAGATTTGAGAAGTCATTCACCCCGAGGTGCCGATGGGCACTGCCGACAAGGGATTCTTCGCGCATTGCTTGCAGCGCCGCTGGAGAACATGGATACATTTAGTGGCTTGCATCGTCGTCTGGATATGGATCTTCGTTTCCGTTACCAATGCGGACTCAGGCTTGATCGAAAAGCTCCATCAATCGCCACATTAAGCCGCGTTTTCACTGAGCTAACGAATAAGGGATTGGCAAAACGTCTGTTTGAGGATCTCGTCACACGCTGTAAGCAGGAAGGAATCATCGATGGAAGTCACGTGGCGATGGACAGCGCAGCGATCCATGCCTACGAGAAGAAACAGCCGAAGCGCAAAAGTGAGCTGACGGGGAATGCCAACTGGGGCGCGAAGTTTGACTCCTTTGGTAACAAGGTCAAGTGGTTCGGCTATAAGCTTCATCTTGCTGTCGACACCGCTAGCGAACTGCCCCTGGCCCTCTCGGTTACACCGGCTCATGTCAATGACGGTGATCTGGCACCCGCTCTTATGGAACAAGTGGCTGCCGATGCGAAAGTGAAGTTCTTTGTGTTTGATGCTGGGTATGACCAACTTAAAAACTATGAAGCGGCACGGAAGCTCAAAGCGCAAGCGATTATCCCGATGAATCTTCGCAATGAGAAGGAACCGCCTGCAGGTATAACATCTAACGGTACACCTTGCTGCTCCATGGGTTTTGCCATGACATACTGGGGAGTAGATGGCGATCACCTGAAATTCCGGTGTCCCCATGCGACCGGCAAGGTGGATTGTCCGCTGGGGATGGCAGCCTGTTCATCTTCCAACTATGGAATGGTGCTCAAGGTTGATACAAAAAGCGATTTGCGCCGTTATTCAAGTCCGCACCGGAACACGAAACGTTGGCAAGAACTTTACAAAGAAAGAACGAGTGTAGAACGCTGCAACTCCCGAATGAAAACCTATTTGACCGCAGACGCCATGCATGTTTGGGGCATAGAGAAAGTCATAACTCACCAATATTTAAATGCAATTGTATTGCTGGCTTCTGCCCTGGCAATGGCTCAGAAATACAGAAAAGTCGCTGCTTAA
- a CDS encoding biotin transporter BioY, translated as MKIKDMMYVALFAAVMAVLGLLPPIPLPFIPVPITAQTLGVMLAGSILGARLGGLSLFIFIIIVAAGAPLLPGGRGGLAVFASPTGGYILSWPIAALIIGYFVQRASTRINLWKLILINSFGGILVIYAIGIPYMSIITEVPMGKAALGNITFIPGDLLKVVVASLIAIRMLKVNPHMLHRESSRSHKA; from the coding sequence ATGAAGATTAAAGATATGATGTATGTGGCCTTGTTTGCCGCAGTCATGGCTGTTTTAGGTTTGCTGCCTCCTATTCCACTCCCGTTCATCCCGGTGCCGATTACTGCTCAAACCTTGGGAGTCATGTTGGCTGGCAGTATATTAGGTGCTAGATTAGGCGGGTTAAGTCTGTTCATATTCATTATCATCGTCGCTGCAGGAGCGCCATTATTGCCCGGTGGAAGAGGGGGCTTAGCCGTCTTTGCAAGTCCTACTGGAGGGTACATTTTAAGCTGGCCGATCGCAGCATTGATTATCGGCTATTTCGTACAGCGAGCGTCGACACGCATTAACCTTTGGAAGTTGATTCTGATTAATTCGTTTGGTGGAATATTAGTTATTTACGCCATTGGGATTCCTTACATGTCTATCATTACGGAGGTACCGATGGGGAAGGCTGCACTTGGCAATATTACCTTCATACCAGGCGACTTGCTCAAGGTCGTGGTTGCTTCACTCATTGCGATTCGAATGCTAAAGGTAAATCCTCATATGCTTCATCGTGAAAGCAGCCGCTCACATAAAGCATAA
- a CDS encoding energy-coupling factor transporter ATPase has protein sequence MIQFSDVSFHYPHQDTIIRNLSFQIHSGEYLAIVGTNGIGKSTVAKLMNGLLQPTEGQVRFMDYCTSNDEELGMIREKVGMVFQNPENQIVASTVFEDVAFGLQNICLPSDEIFARVGETLEQVGMLEYIHADVDSLSGGQKQRIAIASILAVDPEVIIFDESTSMLDPEGKAQVLHLIKQLNQKGITIVTITHDMEELSEASRILVLDQGSIRYDGTPAKLFEEDYREIPGLAAPFIVNMRDVLSSKGIPLPRTIFCMEDLVDHLWKLH, from the coding sequence ATGATTCAATTCTCGGATGTTTCATTTCATTATCCGCACCAAGACACCATAATCCGCAATCTATCTTTTCAAATTCATTCAGGAGAATACTTAGCGATTGTAGGAACCAACGGAATTGGCAAATCTACGGTAGCCAAGCTGATGAACGGCTTGCTGCAGCCAACGGAGGGCCAAGTCAGATTTATGGATTATTGCACGAGCAATGATGAAGAGCTTGGGATGATTCGCGAAAAAGTAGGCATGGTATTCCAAAACCCGGAGAATCAAATTGTCGCCTCTACTGTTTTTGAAGATGTAGCATTTGGTTTGCAAAATATTTGCTTACCTTCTGATGAAATCTTTGCGAGAGTCGGAGAAACGTTGGAGCAAGTAGGGATGCTGGAATACATTCATGCTGATGTCGACTCCCTATCCGGAGGTCAGAAACAGCGCATAGCCATTGCCAGCATTTTAGCCGTAGATCCCGAGGTCATTATTTTTGACGAGTCTACTTCGATGCTCGATCCCGAGGGCAAGGCGCAGGTTCTTCATCTAATCAAACAATTAAATCAAAAGGGAATCACCATAGTAACGATCACTCACGATATGGAGGAACTGTCCGAGGCATCCAGAATCCTTGTGCTAGATCAGGGCAGCATCCGTTACGATGGGACTCCCGCTAAGCTATTCGAAGAGGATTATCGAGAGATACCCGGTCTCGCGGCTCCCTTTATTGTAAATATGAGAGATGTCTTAAGCAGCAAGGGAATTCCTTTGCCGCGCACGATATTTTGCATGGAAGATTTGGTGGATCATTTATGGAAATTACATTAA